A genomic segment from candidate division KSB1 bacterium encodes:
- the fabD gene encoding ACP S-malonyltransferase — protein sequence MTKIAFLYPGQASQYVGMGRDLYEQFPIARDLFDEANALLKFDLKKICFEGPQEALQQTQVTQPAIFVHSIIVTKILAEQNLTPDLAAGHSLGEYSALVAAGVLTFEDGLRVVQKRGELMQMAGTINPGTMAAIIGLSDEQVIEICQRASEAGVVTAANFNSPMQVAISGSPEGVARASELALKQGAKKVIPLVVSGAFHSPLMENAQQELKAMLERIELRPAKIPIYSNVTARPVNDVAEIRTLLYQQLTHPVRWVETIQNMVADGATDFYEVGPGTVLAGLVKRINRTIQVQPKGTAAELSRAGVTA from the coding sequence ATGACAAAAATCGCATTTCTGTATCCGGGACAGGCCTCTCAGTACGTCGGCATGGGCAGGGATCTGTACGAACAATTTCCCATCGCCCGCGACTTATTTGATGAAGCGAATGCGCTGTTGAAATTCGATCTCAAAAAAATCTGTTTTGAAGGGCCGCAGGAAGCGCTTCAGCAGACCCAAGTGACCCAGCCAGCGATCTTTGTTCATAGTATCATAGTCACCAAAATCTTAGCGGAGCAAAACCTTACACCTGACCTGGCAGCGGGTCATAGTTTGGGCGAATACTCGGCGTTGGTCGCAGCGGGCGTACTAACTTTTGAAGACGGTTTACGGGTGGTTCAAAAGCGCGGCGAACTGATGCAAATGGCTGGAACCATCAATCCCGGAACCATGGCGGCGATCATCGGTTTGTCGGATGAGCAAGTGATCGAAATTTGTCAGCGCGCCAGTGAGGCGGGCGTGGTCACTGCCGCTAATTTCAATTCGCCGATGCAGGTGGCAATATCTGGTTCGCCGGAGGGGGTGGCAAGGGCAAGCGAACTGGCACTCAAACAGGGCGCTAAGAAAGTAATTCCTCTGGTGGTTAGCGGAGCGTTCCACTCACCGCTTATGGAAAACGCTCAGCAAGAATTGAAAGCCATGTTGGAACGAATTGAGCTGCGCCCCGCAAAAATTCCGATTTACTCCAATGTCACCGCCCGTCCAGTCAATGATGTGGCTGAGATCCGAACGCTGCTGTATCAGCAACTCACGCATCCAGTGCGATGGGTCGAGACCATCCAGAATATGGTTGCTGACGGTGCGACCGATTTTTACGAAGTGGGTCCGGGAACAGTGCTGGCGGGATTGGTGAAACGAATTAATCGAACGATCCAAGTGCAGCCCAAAGGGACGGCTGCTGAGCTTAGCCGCGCCGGGGTGACCGCCTGA